The genomic segment CCATTAGCCTCAGCAATGCCTAATAATTTACTATGACTAGGAAGAAACTTGCTCGCTTCCTCGATTCCCTTCGTAAACTGAGATATAGACCTACTTTCAGCACTCATTTCTAGACCCCAAGGGAGATTTTCAGTTAAGTGAGAATCCATTAACCCCCCATTTATGGCATAGTTAACAGCAGATGAGGACACTAGGGGTTGGTAAGGAGTACAAGCATTCTCATATCCTATAGCACAATAACCACCTCTTCCATAAGCCCAATCGGGATCAACCGATAGGTTGTTACTTTCACCAATTCCAAACTTACACCTATAGTAATCATCAGAAAAATAGCATTCTGGGTTGTTAAAATTTGGGGAAAAGCAAGTCGTATTTGCTTGAGAATCAAGTTGAGGCCGGTACGACTTTCCAATGACCTCATACAAGGATTTCTCGGCATCTTGAAGAGCTTGATGTTGCAAAGATTCCTGAAGCATACATCCCTTACCCTCTACTTCTTCCTCCACAAGAATCTGATTTATAAATCTTAAAATAGAATCTGAGAAATCATAATCTTCTAGCAAATTCCCTTCATGGGTAACACCAGAAATAGATGATAGATTCGAATTTGTTGCACTTTGATCATTACGGAACATGTAATTAAACCCACTAATATCACTACCagtattgttaatgttattatcatGACCCATAATCACTAGTTCATTCCTCAAATCGGGTAATCCATTTACAAGACCATTATTTGAACATAAGGGAAATGTATGATCATTAAATGCCTGTAAATTATTTCCATTTGTAATTCCTAAGTACTCTTGAACCCTAGGAGGTAGATCCATCTACCCAAAAACCGGAAAATATTGCAACAAATTCCAATCAAATCAAACTGAATGATATAACTCAAGTGAATACACCAAAATTCCTAAAATCAATCACTTCCAGAGAAATAAATAGTGTTTTTCAGTATGCTAAATCAGTTTTGATGGGTTTAGCAGGGAAAATAGCTTCCATTAAAGAATTTGAAAGCATGTGAAAGAGTAaaagaaataattataaaagaaGTAAAGTTAAGTCTTACCTCTCTAGAAAGATGGAACCACAAAAATGGAGATAATGAAAGAGAGAATAGATGAACAGAGGgagaacaaggatcattaaGCAAGGAAATTCCATTTTCATGAAATGGCAATGGTCTAAGAtgattttttcatatggcaTTCAGTTTATATCTTAATTTTGATATCTTGAATCATTTGATTGCAAAGATTCTTAATATATAACtttcataattttcattataataattaagaatattaataattgaattagtacatcaaacttcataacaaataaaatattgcaagaatattaataattctttactctttttcgggccgggccgcCCTTTGGGCCAAATGTCATTCCCAAACCCGTCACAAAAAAAATTCGGGCCAATTATTTTctgcccaaacccgcccatcgggctatattttggtacccaaaccctcactttttcggaTCGGGTCGGACCGGGCCGGGGGGCAAGCCGACCATGATCAGGTCTACAAAAAAGTAGTTTAGAGCAGTTTATAAAAACAAGAactaacacttaataagggtagaaacgtcaaaaggtgaattaaacaaaaattggcaagaatttaacggaaaatgctacgataGTTAAATAAGGAATAAACTAGATGCTATCATgtgaaaatcttacaaaaatgttACCATTGGtgtttcataaaaatttgatactACCATATAGAATTTTTCTTATAAGAATAGTAGGGAGAGACTTTTATAAAAGTGATCTCCATTAAGAGAGAGAATAGACTCCTACGTCTCCTAAGTATCAAGTGTCAACACAACATcaataaataaactttttttagcAAGTTTTTTTATTGGGGGTATGTTAGGCAAGGAAAGTTCCCTTAATTAAgtgtaaatattaaaaaaggtAAAGAGagttaattttatgaaataaaGGTAATTAAAGCTGCAaataaagtagttgaaataattatgaaaaagaTAGAATGAGActtgaataaaaaaaagattattttcCTTGTTTGGAGGAAATTTATACTTTAATATGAGGGAACTAATTactattttatctatttttcattactttttaaCCAATTATTTTATCTTTCTAACAATCAAATTACTTTAATCTTCCATCTAACTAACTTTGTTTTcctactttgatttttattttaccccttaaatatttacaattaATCTAAATGACCCCTGATTGGTGTTCCTCAAAGTAGGATTTAGTAATATAAAGTGGGTAAAATTATACATATTTGTTGTTGCATTTGCTTTAGTTGGATTGTTTGTGATATTAATTTAGGCCGTAGTGGGTGAATATGGGTGTGAAAGTCCTACTCATCATGGGTGATGGGTAGGTGGTGGGTATGAGTATGAGGAGGGCATACCGCACCCCCACAATAAGACGTTTAATTTGAGAATTAGTGTGTTAAAAaggttatattttaaattttttattaaactaaGCTTGTTTATTTCGGAAGTTCATTTATGAACTCCTATCATTGTAGAAGCATGTATTAATAAATAACGGTGATTTgtgaagttaacaaatcacCTTTATGTGATACAATTTGATAGGGCGagaattttgtaattttaatttagcttttttggttttgtttatttattattatttttttggctttttatgGTAATTTACAAATCATAGCTATTGATTAAGAATTATTGTCATTGTAGTACCAAGCTGCCAGCAAGTCTTGCAAAAGACCGCATTAGGATGAGAGCACTCATACAAGAGTAATCCTATTGgctaatttcaattttatatgTACATGATCACTGAATTGGtcaatttaaggttataattaatacttttaagattaaaattaataattctaaaaataataactaatGATAATGATCGGAATTGAACACTTTAAGATTACAACTGATCTATAATGAGTTTATAAAACTATATTACATattacagctagtctcttgagagaccttCTCTTTAAGAGATTATCTCAAGCCAGCCCaataaagattaatgtttacttaccatatccttaatgtctacttacattatccttaatgtctacttacaatattttagaTGTCAACATACataatttttaatgcctacttacaatattttagaTATCAacttatatcatttttaatacttacaacattttcaaaaaatatataatgagccgGTCTACCAAGAATTTGCGTAAATATTATAATGAATGTATgtaataaatcaaaattattcgatgatttatcataaaaaaattgtgGTTGTAAAAGTTTAGTGCAAGTTTCCTTTTTAACGGTGGTAACCGATCTCTGCTCCGGCGAGGGAAGCCATGGCAGCTGTAATCTCAAGTTCCCCATTTTCTCCCAGTTTTCAATATACGACTGtaaattcttcttcttctttcaaAATCCCCAAACTTATCAAAATtcaatattccaatccattttCATCAATAAGTTCAACATATGGTTATTCCTTTTTATTGGTTGACATACAACATGGTAAAGCTCATCGACGTCTCTCTCGAATTTATTGTAAAACTGTAACAGACCCAGAAGATCAAGTGCAAAGTACAGGTGTTAAAGTTGCATTATCAATGCTCAATTTTTACAAGAGTAAGTAATTTTCGTGATTTTAGCTAAACCCTAATGTTTAGTGTACTTTATATTAAGTTTGATTAAATTTCTagatcaattacaattacaattaaaattataataacagTTTCTGTTTACATATTAAAAATGGCAGGAGAAATTTCGCCGTTGTTGCCGAAGAGTTGCCGTTATGTGCCATCATGTAGTGAATATTCTATGATTGCTTACAAGAAATATGGGGTTGTTAAGGGAACTGTCTTGACTGCTTACCGTCTTTGTCGCTGCAACCCTCTTGGTATTTTTTGTTTCCTGAATCTTCCATTTTTTGTTGCTCTTTGTTGGTATAACTGCAATTTACCCGCCTGGAACATTTTCTATATGTTTTTTCTGTTTGTGTAGAAGTAGATTAACCCAAACTcaaaggatttttaagcttaaGTGCAATTTGAATACAATATCCACTCAAGATAACCCTAACCTACTTGCATTATAGCGATTGGGTCGATGAGCGTGAAAGATCCATGGAGTGTGTATATTTCTTTTAGTTGTCCACTACTGCAGAATTGGCTCTTTCACTTAAGGATTGTGGTGATCCAACCGATACCAATGTGGACTTTCAACTACTCTTGAGCTAGAAGAGATGGAAGATAATATGAATGAATGGGATGTGGGAAGCACATCACCTTGGATAAACTGCTGGGAATATTTATGATCAACTTTTAGGTTTAGTACTTGGTATATTTGATGCACTTTAGTGCAggtttttagtttgttttgattttttaggtGACACTTAGTAATATTACTCTAAATTGTAACGAAAAAGGCTGAGAATCTCCCTTGTGGAAACGCCATGTTGGGGCTTTTGCAGATATTTTCTCCTGCTCTTTCTTTTAGTTAGTTGCTACATTTTGAGGAGGCAAATGTGGCTCCAAGTCGGTGCGCGTTACGCAGTTACACGGCTGCTCAATGCGAGGTCTCTTTTATCGCAGTGATCTTTTGTTTCTCCGTTTTTCGCATGTTCCTTGATTTCGTCAGCCCATTATCTTTGATGAAAGCTTGTGTATCGGAAACCTTAACTTTTGAATTCCAAATTTGGACTCTTATAAGTGCTACTCTTGTTCATGAAGACTTGCTTGATGAACAACCTTAACTTGGAGTTTCTTTAACTTAGAGCTAATCATTTGTAAGCATCGATTCTTACAAATTGAGAGCTAACCTCTTTGAGTGAGTTTTGCCCCTTCGTAACCTATCTTGTGAGCTAATCCATAGGATATGTTATATCCTTTCAATTCCATTGTTGAGCTTAATTTGAAGAGTCCTATCCTTGGGAATGATTGGTCTTCTTGGTATCAAAGTTTAGTGACAGTCTTTGGCGGAGTTTTCACgaattttattaagaaaagcatGGTGGGAGGTATCCTTTGGTGGTAACTACTGGGTGCTCGATTTTCCTTGTGTATGGAAGACTTGTTCTTTCTTGTTTTCGGCAATTCACTTGCGCCCTTTGTTGCTGAGAACTTTAGGCTCAATGTTTGGGTATTGATTCGTGAAAAAAAGAGAGCACTTTAGGTGATATTATGTGGGTTTAGAATTTAGATAGCTGGAATTTGGTGCTCTATTTGGGTGTTGATGATATTTAATATATTCATGAGACAATAAATGACTATCATGGTCGAAAATACAATGAGATTGAAAATGTGGTTGCTCAACTTAACCTTGGAGTGCTTGAACCCATGAACCAAGGCATAGAATTCCTACGCAGGAAAATTTTTGTGGACTACAAATTGAACTAACGACTAACGAGGTTCAATGCTACCTTAGACTGAAATTCTATCTTGAATGAGAACATTTTGGTCTTGAAATAATAAATGTTGAAGTGAAAATTTTGAAACTTGCAGAAGATGTTACATTTGGCTAGAGAAATTACAGAGGAGACATAAGTACAAAGCAAAAAATCGAACTTGGCCCAAGTTGAAGAAGACATTGTATGGGAGGTCCTAAACCAAATTTGGTCCCAATAATCATATCTTAAGGAAGAGTTTTACAATGATTGGATCAAGTAGAAAAGGCATAGCCTTGGTCGAACTATTGCATGCAATTCCATATCCACCTCAAGACATAGTACATAGTGTATTTTTATATACATTAGTTTGTATTCATACTTTTATGTAATTTTGGGGCTTGTACTTTATTGGAATAACACGTTCGAGCTTTAGGCTAAGTTGTTGTTGGAAGTAGAATACATGTGGACGACCATTGAAACTGATGTATAAGCTCATGTAGCCGACCCTA from the Amaranthus tricolor cultivar Red isolate AtriRed21 chromosome 12, ASM2621246v1, whole genome shotgun sequence genome contains:
- the LOC130828282 gene encoding uncharacterized protein LOC130828282 isoform X2, with translation MAAVISSSPFSPSFQYTTVNSSSSFKIPKLIKIQYSNPFSSISSTYGYSFLLVDIQHGKAHRRLSRIYCKTVTDPEDQVQSTGVKVALSMLNFYKREISPLLPKSCRYVPSCSEYSMIAYKKYGVVKGTVLTAYRLCRCNPLGGSGFDPPRWFGEERPSEE
- the LOC130828282 gene encoding uncharacterized protein LOC130828282 isoform X1 — translated: MAAVISSSPFSPSFQYTTVNSSSSFKIPKLIKIQYSNPFSSISSTYGYSFLLVDIQHGKAHRRLSRIYCKTVTDPEDQVQSTGVKVALSMLNFYKREISPLLPKSCRYVPSCSEYSMIAYKKYGVVKGTVLTAYRLCRCNPLGINTTQWAEISISLQCLWSDVIHSPFLTPDYHT
- the LOC130828282 gene encoding uncharacterized protein LOC130828282 isoform X3 encodes the protein MAAVISSSPFSPSFQYTTVNSSSSFKIPKLIKIQYSNPFSSISSTYGYSFLLVDIQHGKAHRRLSRIYCKTVTDPEDQVQSTGVKVALSMLNFYKREISPLLPKSCRYVPSCSEYSMIAYKKYGVVKGTVLTAYRLCRCNPLEDVTFG